The DNA sequence CTGCTATCAACATTTTTGTGTGCAACACTGTACACATTAAGGCTCTTGGAGACATATTACCCTCTTTCTGAACAACTTTCAGAAGTGTGTAGTGCAAGGATTTTGAAAATACAAGAGTTGAATGATTGCAGCATGGAGGCAACATGCTCTAACTGCATAACTCATGAGAGTTTACAGGGTTCTAAGCTTTTAGCATGCTTTTGGGATTCTAATGAGTGGCTAAATTTAAAGGCTTGAAACACAGAAGTAGGAGAAACTTTCAGCAAAACTAGAGATTGGTTAATGAGAGGAGACAGGGACATGAAAGTAGTACTGCAACTTAATAGTTTGTGTTCCTATTTTCAATTTGTTATTCACTAGCATTCAGGatataaataaagtaataaatcaATATGTAGTATAAGTGGACCACTGAaaccttcaaaatataaattcagaCCAACCAAAATATCTTAAACAAACCGCAAAAAAAATGTCGGGATAAACTACTTCCAAAAAACATCTAAAATTCTAGAGAGAATGCAGATCACTTTCATAAAAAcagttgttataaattttataattgaatcaGACTTATACAACCAAGCAGCCATCCATATACTGAACCAAAGTTGGATGAGTTTGGTTCTAGCCAATCGGTAAATCATCAAGAAGATACTAAACTCCACTAGCATTAACCTTCATAATAAACTAACTGTAACAAATTTTGAGATACCATAGAAACACTGTTCTTAATAGAGTACTTAGAGGCACAATATGAAAGTCGATGCTTATTTATCATGCTAGTAAAGTAGATATGAAATGGGTGTGAGCATGCAAGAGCTACTCATCGGGAACTTCTGAATCTGTGATTCATGATGCCTTCATATCATCTAAGCCAAATCGAGCCTGTTCAAAAAGAGCAAGTTTGATGAACTCCGagataaaagttttaaaagttaaaactgcTAACATAGCACACCATTGAGAATAGGATTACTCCCTCTCCCTGTTCCCACCACCAAAATAAACCTCTTTATGCAACCCGACTAATAGTTCCTCTTAACATTTTGTATGCTCATCACTCAGATATTGATGCTCACTATATTATCTTTACTATGTTTTCTCTTCCTAATTGTACCCTCAGAGATAATGTAGTCAAATGAATAATGTAGCTTTTGCATTTGATTGAAAATGGTATACCAACTTaccaaatataaatcatttcatTTCAAGTTTGTATAGACTAGCCAAAATACACTATTAGTCACTCAtaataacttccaactttctACGGTTATTTAGTTCAGCGGTTGGTGTATTGATGTCATGTATTGTCATTACAAAGTAACCTACATACTTCTTAAACtatcataaaatgatttttctcaTGGAACTGCTAGGATTATCAATGGAATATGCTATAATAATAAAGCAATATTCaaatccttttaattttataaaagatatCGCTAAGAGAATATGGCTCAACCTAGACTTGATGAGGCATACATTTCAATGACATGTTCCAGTTTATTCAAATCAATGTCATTTTACGTTCATTTTTAAGCATAAAAACGATCCAGGATATATTAGTTCTTACCAAAAACTTGTGATTCTCTTCAAGGAGAGGAGAAAAGGTTGTACAAAATTTCTCAATGTCAGCACTGATATTGCCAGTGCCTCCTATCACGTCCATAAACTTCTTCCTATCAGGAGCAAGCTTCATGACTACCTGtagttcaaatatttagtaCATCCCAAACCCATATTCAGTTCCATATATGCTGTcacttcataaataaataaaacaatggaaaaaagacaaataaaacaacagaaaaacacaaaacaagGGAACAATGATTGAGACAGACAGATAAGTTAAAATTGCATggtatttaaatgttttgatCTAAATTAAATAGGCTAATGCAAAGTGCGAAGAAACAAGAAGATGTAGGCTAATTTTACtgtcaatattttaatgttttgcaTGACCATCGTTCTGCTCTTTTATTTAGAAACCTTTGCATTGCATGtctaaatattgaaaattaggaaaaataaagcaataatCTAAATGGTTAATATTTCATACTGCATTGAATATGAAGTAATCACATGATAACAAGAAAAGATAGTAGAGAATTGACAGCACAATGATGCAAATGGTAAACTCAACAGGGTTTTTTAGGATGATTGTTTCAATGCACAACTATTGACATTCCATAGACTTAGGCATGCAAGACTAATTTATAACCTTGAATAAATCACTAAGTTGTGTTTCTATCAAAAACTTTCAAGATCATATCAACAAAGCATCAAAAAGAACATTACTGTGAAGCTTGAACTAGCAAGCCAGCCATGCCACTTCTTCAGAGTCTTGTTATACGAATCTGTACATGCTTGTGACATTGGCCAATCTTCATGCTCGATTAAGTTTCGGAACAAAGCCACCAAGAAATCCATTGCTCTGAAGATTTTACATGTTAGAGAAATAAATGTATCATAAATAATATTGcatgaaaaaataatcattagcTAGGGTCTCTGACCACCAAATAAAAATGATCACATTTATGCCTCAACAACATGAGAAAGATAAGCCCTGAAGCTCGATAACAAtctcaaaagaaataaaagaagataaaatctAATTGAAGCAAGTGTAAAGGATTCATCATAGTACTggaaaaaaatacaatcaaaaACAAGTTGTTTCCCACTACATGGGGTAAGCTAAATGATCGTCATTGTACAGCGACAAAAACCAAGTCTTCAAAAAGGTCATTTAGATCTACATCCTTTTTAAGGTTACTCCAAGAGTTCCCTTTGATCTTCCTCAACCTCTATTTACTGGGCTTCTATTGGTCTTCATGTGATTAGCTCATCTCTTATGAGCTTCTATTGGTCTATTTCTCATATGGTCAAACAATCTTAGgcaaaattttatcatttgctCCCTCACAGATGCTACCCCTACTTTCTCACTAATATTCATTCCTGATTTTAGCCTTTCTTGTATGTCCACTCATCTCTCACAAGGCAGCAATATTCTCATTTCAGCAACACTTAGCTTATGCTCTTTTGGCACTTTATCTCTTACGGTTAGCTTACCTGTTTTACTAGTTTCACATTTCCTAATATCTCtcatttgttttctatttagTTAGGATTATTGTTAATAAAGGTTAGTGGTTAGGTTTTATGGACAACATATCAATATGTAGGTTTGTAACACATTACAATATCAAGAGCATATTATATACCATTTCCTTCTCCCCGTACCCTAAATCACATAATTTCAACAAGCTTGATAAACACCTTTGATCACAAATAGGACCTAAAGCATTTCTCAAGTTTGTCCACccactttaaattttataatttacatcTCCCTCCATTTTTCTATCACTATGTGCAGAAGAACCAAGTTAGCTAAACCATGTAACTTGCGGTAGGAATGACCTCCAATTTTCACCTCAAAGCTTGTTCTAGCATTTGTCCTGTTGAATCTGCATTTCATATGCTCATTTTTACTTAATTGAAATTCATGTGACTCCAAAGCTTCTGTCCACAATTCTAGTTTACCATTTAGGCATTTATTCCAAACAAACCAGAAATGAATTCTAGCTTTTGATCATTCAGAAGAAAGAGACAGACATGGTCTTTGCTGATCCACAACCTAAGTTACATAAGCATATGAAGGCACATTTTGTAATGTTAAACATTCTTGCATCCACACAAGGATGGATTATGCATATACACATTAATATTTCTATCTACCCTCTCTTAGTTATGGCCAGTTTCATGTCCATTAAGATCCAAATTTGGGAAAGCACACCCCAAGGTATAGatgcataattatttttcagaaaaattactcatttggtcctTATAGTTACACAAACTTTACCTAGTGTAGAGGCTAAATGGTAAATTTTGTGCAACTATAGGGACTAGATgagtaatttttcattttttttatctaatcttTATCCTATTGACCTTTCCAACTTCATACATGATGCAATCTATGCTTGGAAAAAATACAAACCTAttacaaagtttagaaaatgTTCTATAAATAACAGATTTGGGAATGTCATACCAATATGAAACACAAGTTAAATGCAACTGTATGATGTTCATTACCTTGTGAGCCAAAGAAGTCCATTGGTACAACTGGATGATGATTTAGCTGTTTTAGTTTCAACCTCTACCTGTACCAAACTGTACAGGTAGTTAAATCTGGTTGGATTGGAAGAATACATAGTTTCCAATCTCTGCCAAGAAAATCAATATAGTATATAGTTAGAACAAATAACATATGATCCCGATATTATTAAGATTTAGATAATGTACACACTTATAATTGTTAAAcaagttaaaatgaaaaactttCTATGCAAGTCAGATAGAAACCCACGAATTAAAACAAGATGAATCACAACCAAAAACTAATGTATAGCTATACCATGTTACCAAAGCTGCAAGAAAGTATCTGATAAAGCATATGGTTACATACGAGTCAGATTGAGCAATTGACAAAAACATACCGATATGTTACCACCTATGTCAGATTTAACAAGGGCCATAGCAGCTCCAAACTTATCTGCCATATGAAAAGTGTTAGCTCTTTTTAACCATGGCacaaatattcatttaatgCTTGAGCAAGCACTAAACTTGGGTGCATAGGTTCACAATCTATTGTGTTTGACATGTTGCAGTTGTAGAGTTAgacttgtaaataaaaataacttcacATTAATAATCATGGATCTAGAAAGATTCCTTGTCATCCTGTTTTGTATATCTGCTATCTTTTTCGTGAATTCTGTCTTTATAAATGAAGATATAGATGCCTAAGTGACCcagaaagataaattaaaagcaaacaaaacattttccacatttttgtgatgaaaaaaatatctcGGTATGAATGCTGAGTGGACAGGATCAACAAAAGTATATTATGGAAAAACTC is a window from the Glycine max cultivar Williams 82 chromosome 2, Glycine_max_v4.0, whole genome shotgun sequence genome containing:
- the LOC100527133 gene encoding Glycolipid transfer protein 1-like; protein product: MEGTVFTPALQEIEHVKSDQGEILSKPFLDACKHILPVIDKFGAAMALVKSDIGGNISRLETMYSSNPTRFNYLYSLVQVEVETKTAKSSSSCTNGLLWLTRAMDFLVALFRNLIEHEDWPMSQACTDSYNKTLKKWHGWLASSSFTVVMKLAPDRKKFMDVIGGTGNISADIEKFCTTFSPLLEENHKFLARFGLDDMKAS